In the Uranotaenia lowii strain MFRU-FL chromosome 1, ASM2978415v1, whole genome shotgun sequence genome, tttgacaattttgacaattttgacaattttgataattatgataattttgacaattttgacaattttgacaattttgacaattttgacaattttgacaattttgacaattttgacaattttgacaattttgacaattttgacaattttgacaattttgacaattttgacaattttgacaattttgacaattttgacaattttgacaattttgacaattttgacaattttgacaattttgacaattttgacaattttgacaattttgacaattttgacaattttgacaattttgacaattttgacaattttgacaattttgacaattttgacaattttgacaattttgacaattttgacaattttgacaattttgacaattttgacaattttgacaattttgacaattttgacaattttgacaattttgacaattttgacaattttgacaattttgacaattttgacaatttcgagaattttgacaattttgacaattttgacaattttgacaattttgacaattttgacaattttgacaattttgacaattttgacaattttgacaattttgacaattttgacaattttgacaattttgacaattttgacaattttgacaattttgacaattttgacaattttgacaattttgacaattttgacaattttgacaattttgacaattttgacaattttgacaattttgacaattttgacaattttgacaactttgacaatttgaaaatttgacaattttgacaattttgacaatttgaaaatttgaaaatttttaaatatattcaatttcttttatcaattgctattatttttaattgaaagaaGTTTAATTCAACGAACTCGGGACAAGAATCTGGTTTCAGAGAAATGTTTCTTGCGCATGATGAAATATGCTTTGTCCATCACGAAAAGTAACCGACTGCACGTTGCACTCCATTTTTTGCACCCCAAGTCAGTTGATTGAATTCACTTGGAAAAGGTCACTGGGTTAGCAGTATCGCGCATGCAAACCACTTAGCCACCGTAATAAGTTGGCTCAGTGTGTATTCGTGAAAGTGATGTTTCGTTACGCAACCCAGAGATCATGTGCTCCAAAAtaatgaaagcaaaaaaaaaaaaaatggtaaaacgatgTCATTCTGCCGCTTTGGTACTGAAATTCGTCCATCGTTCGCACTCTTTGCGACTCTTTCGATTCAATCTGGTTGACTGGGGTAATGAGGTTGTTTCTGGTGCTGCGCGTAACACCACAACCTGTGAATGCAATGATTATTCGGGAAGCGAGGTAGCAAAAAAGATGTTTATAATGTGCGCGCCTATGACGACATTGTGATTAAAGTCCGTTGACTCCGAGCGTGATTATCTAATGAGAAATTACTCAACACTTAACTCTAAGCGCAGTCGAGGGTATGGCGACAAAATTACATCAATGAAGTTGTTCTTTCTAATTCATGTTTACAGAGGATGGCGAATACATGTCATTTGGTGTGTCCCCGGACACGGCTCGCAGCGTTATGGTTGGCGCAGATGCCGCCGTGGTTTGGATCGATAAGGCAACCGGAAAGGGTTATGCTCAGGATTACTACTTGGATGCTAAGTCACAATGTTCCGGAGGTCGAGGAAGTTGTCCCGACACCAGGATAACCGAAAATAGCAACTCGATTCGGCTGCTGAACGCTGCCATGGTCAATGGATATTCGATCGTAACTTATCAGAGGCCTTTGAGAGCCACCGATCATCTGGATCTACCGATCGTCACGAACGCATCCCAGGCTATCATTTGGGCAATTGGTCCACTCAATCAACGATATGAAGTTTCGTACCACTCGCAGTTCCTGAAGTCCACCAAACAGTTTGACTTCGGTCGGCAACCTTACTGGAACTGTCCGACTCCGGAATCGGATCAGCAAAAGCAACCGGAAAATCCTCAGAAGCTTCAAAGCCTGGAACCAAATCGCCGGGTAGATGCTATGGCTCAGAGACCCAACAAGCTGCCGGTTGTGGAACGACAACCTGCCACCGCTAGACCTCCGGCCAAAGCAGGAGCCTGGGAGATTCCGCCGATTCAGTGCGACGAACCCGAGGACGGTGTGTTCTACGCCCAGATGGGTCCAACGGGGGGCAAGCAGGGCTACCCAGCGATCACTGGTGAGTTTGTGGATAGATTTGTATTGTACGATTTTTTTGTAAGTAATTTTGCAATTCCAGGACACGTCGGCTGGGGCATTTCGTGGTACATCAACGGTTTGCTGATCCCGGAAATCAATGTGGTCCGAGGTAAGACGTACACGTTCGTTGTTGAGGGTGGTCACGATCCCGAGTTCCCCGCCAAGTACCATCCGTTCTACATCACCGATGATCCTGTGGGGGGTTACGATCACCAGGAGGAGGACGTCCGAAGGGTTTGTTTATTACGTTGTTGGTTTTTTAACACtcttaaaatatataatttttcagAACACCCGTATCTTCGCCGGAGTTCACATGGGTCGAAATGGTCAACTGATTCCAACGGGAGTAGGCCGAAGCTGTTACTGGACTCCCAACCCAGATGGCCCTCCGGCTGATGCGTATCCATCGTTTGGAGCCTACCAGCGTAGTCTGACGTTGAAGTGTGACCCGGGTGAGCCCGGAATCATAACCTGGACCCCAGATGCGGACACTCCGGATACAGTTTTCTACCAGTGCTTCACGCATCGGTACCTGGGATGGCGAATCAACGTTCATGATTCTTGTAGCCTGGCAGCTCCCAGCGAAATCGATGAAGTCTATGCTGATCCGGATGAATCGTTCTCGGCTGAGGCTTCGATCAGGCACGAATCTAAGTTGCTCCCTGCGGACAGCTATCATCCTCATCATGACAACTACCTGCAGAAGGATGAAAACGAGCACCTCAAGAATCACAAAATGAATCCAGAACACCCTGAGGGTAGCTTCAATCTGGATTTGGAAAACGACCCAGAAATGGCAAAGATTATTGAAGAAGGAATTCGTGCAGCGGAAGATTTGGAGGAGAGGCTGAAGAGTAATCAGACTTATTCGAATGCCACAATCGGTTACAACCATACCCATCCGGATTCTGCAGGTCAAACAAAGCCGATTCTATCTTCATCCGGTCTACCGGTGTACCTGAGACCCCCGAACAATGGTCCCATGTTCCGACCGGTAAAATTGCCGATGCGCAGACCGATTGCTGTTGAGCGACGACCGGCCAATGCACGACCTACGCGACCCTTCGTGATCCCGCAACCATCGATGATCGTCAACCACTACCAGAAAAACGTGAGTCCATTAATGCGCCCATTCATGCCCAAGTCCAAAATGCCCATCAAAGCTATCGCACCGATCTTACTCCTGGGTGAACCAACCGAAATTAAGCCATTTCGGAAACCGGCCCCGCAATCAATGATCCAACCCGTTGAAATGATGATGGTCAAACCAGCCAAACAGATAACCTACATGGTTCCGGATGTCTCGCCTCATCTCGCAATCAACTTGAAAAAAGATCAACAGACCCCGATCAACCTGCCACTGCGTCAAACCCGACGGCCAATGCATAAAGAACCGATTAACATTAAACCGATGTTCAAGTCCCCGTATGAAGTAACGGAAAATAAGACCCCGATCGATCCTCCGGTGAACCATGGCTTTGAACCGAGCTCGGTAGTTGTCGAAAGTGGTTTCAAGCCCATCTACAGACGAAACGACATGAACGCGGAATATGACGACGAGATTCGTCACCATGGGGTGGAAATGATTCAGCGACGCCAGGACGATGACATTGACGAAGCGATCGAAAGCGATGCCCTGATGATCGGAAGTGGAGAACCACAGAGACAGTCCTTTGAGCCAATGTTTATCCCATCGCCTCTGGAGAGTATGGCCATGGAGCGAAAGTCCGGTAATGAGGTCGATAACTACCCGGAAGAGCGATTGACGGGAGATCTTAAAGAAATGAACGTGGAAAATGGCGAAGATAAGATGGCAATGGCAGATGAGCGGGTGGATGCCTACTATCTTCCTCCGGCCACccaaaaagttatgaaagtgtATCCGGAGGGATCTGTCGTGTCTTACGATGGAAAAGCAGTTTTGGACGTATCGTTACTTAACTCACCGTCCTCCGTCAGACAAGAGGCTGTCAAGTCAGCTTCTAAAACGGAGCAATTGGTCAGGGAAACTCCACAGTTTGGACCATTCCGTGGAGATGTCCCACCGATTTTCGATTACAAAGCGCCAGATTCGAGTCCAATCTACGGATCGCGAGGATCAAGTGCAGTGCAGCCACCAGTGTCTGAGTATGCTAATCCGTTGGTCCCCGGAGGAATCACTCAACAGGAAAGCAAAGACATCGGTGGAAAACCAATTTCCACGAAGCTCTCGATCGTGAAGTCCTCTGAAGAAGGACGAGAGCAGTCCCGGAAAAGGCGTGAAGCTCATCACCATCCCGATCACCAAGGGGACAACCACGATGATGGCTGGGACAAATATCACAACCAGAAGAGCGGCGCAGTTTCACCATTATCTACCATCACGATTCTCCTCACGCCATTACTGGTGCTGATCCGGAGATTCCTCTAAGATACTCGTTTTCATTGCTTAGCGTATTTCTTGATTAGGCGTTTAAGTATTATTagataagttttatttaattctaaAGTACACATTGAGCGAAGCTTTTTTAAGCTGATttgagatataaaaaaaacacacacacaaatcacaacaaacaaacacactGTAAATACAAAGTAAAACAAATCGTGCAGTGACATGATTCCTCCTCAAATCTTGAGCTTTCTCTTAATAAGTTTGATGACCTCCTCCTGTCCACTCAACTGAGCATAATCTATAGGCATCAGTTGATTCTTGTCCCGCACTTTCAGGCGACATTTCTTATCCAGCAGATATTTGACGACTTCCTGACTGGCGTGACCAAATATCGCCCGAAAAATCAACGTCCAATGGCAGCGATCACGTGCCTCGGTACTGCACCCATGCGTCAGAACGTATCGCAGCATATTAACGTCATTCGAATCGACCGCATAATGACCTGCATTCATCCCGATGCAGTTCACCACGTTTAGATCGGCTCCGTGATCCATTAGGTATCTcacgattttcaaatttttattgtaaactgctaactgaaaacaaaaattttccttgaatacaagtatttttatatcaaaattatattttctcaCCTGCACCGGTGTTTGTCCATTTCCGGGAACGCCCAAATTGACTTCCGCTCCAAAGTCCAGCAACAGCTCGATCATGTCCAGGTTCTCTGTTCGCACCGCCTGATACAGCAAAGATTCCCCATTGACCGGAACGTTAACCAGATGAGGCTTGACGCTCAACATCCTTCGCACCATTGCCAGCTGTCCTTTCCGAACCGCCCGGAAAACCGCCATCGTAGATGGTACATCGGGCAGCGTAAACGATTTGAAAATCTTggactttttcaaataaactataTTTCCATCTTCCTCCCGCTGTCGCAGCACGAAAATTCGAAACGAATAGCACAGGTTCTGCTCCAAATTTCGCACCATGACCGACCATGCGGTGCTCCAGTGTACAACCTCCCACTGATTCCGGCGGCATCCGAAACACTTTTCCACCTTGAAAATGTCGAACTTATCCCGGAAAGGTTCCACGAATTCCCACCGGAAGCCAATCGTCGAGGTGGTCTGCTTTGTCAGGAACACCCGAAATTGATGATCGGAGTGAAGTAACGTTTCCGATGGGGGAATAAGACTGTGGTCCAGGTCACCGACGCAGGTGGACATTCCGGAAAATTTGCTGTCTTTATTCCGACACCGTATTTCGGTTTTTGGTAGGGAAGCATGGTGGTTAGGCTATCGTTGCCCGCGAAACTGTTGGATCGATCCGGCTGCACTGCGCATGTGGTCGAATTGAAGAAAGTTGTGCTTCTATAAAGCTTGCTCCATTAGAAACTTTCTTGTAGCTTTTTGGTCGACATCGGATGGAGAATCAAATGAGTCGACTCAATGATAGTCAATCTAGTCACTAACAGAGGACAGTAGAATGCCGAATGCAACCAccatttgaaattgaaagacTCACAAATAAAGTTTCCCCAAAAAAAACCTGATCTAAAATCTAAAGGCTAAAATTATTCTTGAAAATGTACCGTATACTGGGGAaacattgatcttttttttttttattcatttccgaatatttttgaaggggtttcttttttgtaacactcaaaagttttaaaatacttactgaggtaaggagtataaagcatgatcattgatagcagaatattcaaacgacattagctTATGTATCTAAAAGTATGTTATAAAacaagatttcatgtttcgggataactttgatcactatagatttaacgtatctcaaaatttcaaaattattgttttaaagcCAATTAtcacagaaggcttaaaacatcaataacagacATTTTtggtttggactcaattgaatttttcaacgatttctttcaaaaacaaatatactcaaaaaatggGGAATTtggctgcatacatttaggggccaaaattataaacattcctcaatattttttggcctcaaaaacaaatgaaatttcccCTTCAGGCGATTTTTTGGTCAtcccactgttcctatgttcttttttttattgtaacttaaccatttgaaagGGTTTTTAGCAATTTGTTCTACACAGGCTTCCTTATAGAAAATGTCCggtttttaatatccaataattATCATAGAACGACCATAagaataactctaaaactatacctatacaaaggaaaaaagttaaacttttatataaaacaagccatttgctatcattttatcaggagaggtgctcgtttgtgagtcttcgagaaaacagatatttaaaacttaaaaacaacattttaagtaatataaaacatatctccaactacaaactaaatttagcctatttgaaactcaattcatagcctttcaaacgtagaaaacagttttcagatattttaacttcagactaaTGATGATCgttaatgatgcaaaatttttatgttgatcaaagctaccccggttaTCAAAATTCCCCCTGTGAACGgaccttgttttttttattatcaatgtcggattaatatttttaaatctaaattactttttttataaaacccaGAAATCGATCTTGACTCGAACATTCAGTTTTTCTTTGTGgataaatcaatttgaaatttgtaattttagtaaaaatattAAGCAaatataaaagttgaaaaacatgcgagaAAACTTTACTTTGTCTGTGCATCTCTTTTCGCTTTCTCGATTTCTACTCACTCTaaaagaatttttgaagaagGATTTTAGAAATGTGTTGTCTAGCACACaattattttctaaattattatCTGAAATCGggacaaaatattgaattaagGCATTGTGTCTGTTAGAAATCAGTTTTCTTTTATGTCAATTCCAACAagtaaatctttttatttttctaaattaagaTAAAACTTTCCAGtttaatctttgaaattttcacgaCTTACTTTTACTGTGAAATTAAATTCATGctaattaaaatttagttttattagaTCATGGCGTCGCGTGCCAGAGTTCTAAGGAAGTCATATTTTACGCGATtgtaaatatacattttttactTTGGTCTAATGTTTCATTTAAAACCCTTAAACTTGAAAATCTGTATTTGAATCACAAAtgaatttaacactaaacgtaccggaggcggtcaaatgacggtttttgaacatTGAATGATGATCACaccttctataattttttttcgcaaatttaacgacaggactatttttattttcaaaatgcaagtatttttgcgtttttaaaatttttctaagtgttgtggttttcgaataacgcatgtggtatacctattcataccgcgagcggtcatagacggtttacactgttttcgctaaaactttcttgtttctcaaccaatttcttcaaaatttatagttttgaaaagtctataacgtgactcaaatatgtttcttagACAATTTTtagctacaatcaattatttcaaagttatgttaagtccaagaaattttttatgaaaaaaacatgcttcaggaaaattgctataaatctgttcatcggtgctcgaaaaaaatttcacttagtgcatgagaaagctgaagttagaagctatatgttgcacatacggaaatttttatcattttttttaagatcatggccacaaaaaatgtaaaaaagttgtgtaaaactcgtacttttcaatcaatcaaccaccaaagctgttcctgttacagtagaaacatttaaaaaaaattattggcaaGCTGACgttatttgtcacattttggcatctttagattttttaaaataccaaatacataatttatgacgaatttgataaaaatttccgtatgtgcaaaatatagcttctaacttcagctttctcatgcattaagtgaaattttttccgagcactgatgaacagatttatagcaattttcctgaagcatattttttcataaaaaatttcttggacttaacataactttgaaataattgattgtagctaAAAATTGTctaagaaacatatttgagtcacattatagacttttcaaaactataaattttaaagaaatcggttgagaaacaagaaagttttagcgaaaacagtgtaaaccgtcttTGACCGCTCGTGGTATGagtaggtatatacaaagtgtcggtttGTTTAGTGTTAAAATCCATATCATAAtgctaaattttaattctgaatggaTATAGGTAAGCAGGTTTTAATCGGGTTCgcccggatattcaataaaaaactttGGAACAGTCTGGTCCGGCacggttgcccgaatttcattgaaaaatgctcagaaatcaaacaaaaagcAAACTAAATTgtgttgtacttttttttttaaatgtgcctccaaaactaaattttttgagcaagttttatataagtaatcatgaaaggttcgtggaatccaaaaatatgattcaaaatctatcgatgagtttttatgaaaatatgttttgttcttgatttttgttgagaaatttttggGTTTTAACCAAATTCGCCTggttattgcccggatttttggccgtcaatttgaaatcaaatgcccggatttttatataacatttcctggatttgtccagcccagatacgtgctgaaagaattctggcaaccttataccTAGGTGTACTCggtaattgcatcgatggggaacttaaagtatataacaaaaatatgctcatatgcttacgatcttagttttgtcatgttctttcacgtggaaaacgaatttttgaagaaacatcaataagttacacaaacgcaaccaatttgcaaatcatagcttgtggggtatcttgggccacctatattttgatgtgtttatacacattcagaatttaaaatacatttttcctatctgcaaagttttcttaagctaaatgaagagttatgaaaaatattgtgtccatcagtgctgcaaattttcttaaagcacaaatgatactgactgtgattttctatcagtgtaaaaagcttcaactgaaatgaacggaattgaaaagtcaacaaatataaaagcttctgatcggctcggtcatccTCGTGCCTACAGAAAGCTATGTGAGtgtgtctatcagtcagtagaaagctcactcgtaaacccgaactaacttgtttcactcgaaagctacgaaagcgtctttcgcttaggcatttctgtcactcactgtttttgatcagtgactgcagcttaagcattcaatcagtgtcagcgaaagttgctgataatttcagtaaacattttttttttttgccatttttgcaaatttgaattgggattcaaaaagaaaacgcgAATTGAAAATCGCTGAGACTATACGATTATTTGAAGGGGGGACAAGAGGATGgatgaatataaaattcatgagaattgaatttatggtaattaataatgacaaaaatatgacaaaatgtggtcaaaaaatgacaaaataactacacaatgttttttttttgtttatttgtgacactttaccaacgctttggcattcgtgtcaatcCCATTACAcaatgtgataaatatgttgaaaacatgataaaattttgacaaaagtatgagaaaaatctgacaattatgactaaaatttgacaataaaatgacatcaatcaaacaattatgtcataaatatgacaaaaaattgacaataaaatgacaaaacataacaaaaataagacacatatccgacaaatgagacaaacatttgacaaatgtgataataatatgaaaaataacacaaaaatgaaacaaatcatttacaatacaatgacaaaacatgacaacaaaattacaaaattatgacaaagtctgacaaatatgacataaatttaacaataagatgATTAAACTTCGAGAAACCTTTGTCTAAAACATGTcttatgtgatgaaaataagacaacattatgacataaatcttattattaaaacaaaattatcacaaaaaaatgacaataaaatgataTATGTGGTTAAAGAATGACAACAATCTGGAAGATACcacatttgtaatatttaatcattttgtcaaattttttgatagtttgacgacatagtcgtatttttgttcttttgatatcaaattttcaaatatataaatttgtctgattttatcacaatttcatgtcatgattttgtcaatttattatcatatttttaccacgcttgtcataattttgttatatttgtcatatttttgtcaattgttaacgacatttgtcattttttatgccatgattttgtcttttttgtcatatttttgttaaaatattgtcatattttaatcagatttaacatattttccacagagttgtgttagtaaatttttttccattgtattgtaaattttagtcctatttgtcaaatttttttttgtcataatttggtcATACTTTgaccacatttgtcatgttttgtcattttattgccaactttttgtcataattttgtccccCCCCCCAGATTCGTCTACACGCTCCCTCGCCAGCGTTCGTCTCGCCAACTCGAACACTCATTTCTAAACCTTCCCACTTCTTCACACCATTTGAAAAAGacgtattttttatcagaatccttcaaaaatagcgatctcagcagtaattctgaaatttgcgcatgtctagcgagtcgaacaatctttgtcaccattcaactaaacttaatgataatagaaggaagcttttttcactttcagcaatgttcgcttgaaactgaaaatgaagattggataacctcatgaacctgcaaagagcctgaatgtatactaagcaccgatgttgccgattggtgaatgagtgtgcagagAGCTTTCAAGActgagctttctgttcattctcgtatg is a window encoding:
- the LOC129745236 gene encoding putative ankyrin repeat protein RF_0381, which encodes MSTCVGDLDHSLIPPSETLLHSDHQFRVFLTKQTTSTIGFRWEFVEPFRDKFDIFKVEKCFGCRRNQWEVVHWSTAWSVMVRNLEQNLCYSFRIFVLRQREEDGNIVYLKKSKIFKSFTLPDVPSTMAVFRAVRKGQLAMVRRMLSVKPHLVNVPVNGESLLYQAVRTENLDMIELLLDFGAEVNLGVPGNGQTPVQLAVYNKNLKIVRYLMDHGADLNVVNCIGMNAGHYAVDSNDVNMLRYVLTHGCSTEARDRCHWTLIFRAIFGHASQEVVKYLLDKKCRLKVRDKNQLMPIDYAQLSGQEEVIKLIKRKLKI
- the LOC129745216 gene encoding protein Skeletor, isoforms B/C; its protein translation is MLSRRGFILAVAVAFAICSLISTADALQGYYGTKIGDLTQLHHGVSGVVYAVDARTLFLKNFNYDGEGPAAYFYVGNTRAPSNKGAYRLRDERGRSGVLRRYRNEDLTLSLPEGKTLRDLKWFSIWCDDFSVNFGDVVIRNDLDFPRPTKIGQLGGIHDVSSDNIVIVDAQTLLIPNFNYDGEAPDAKFWVGRGAKPSPQGIRIPDENGKETPLRRYDKKTIVLTLPGDLTVFDIGHFGVWCEAFTVDFGHVRIPDRINVPPSLKMLGISPQSKLNCEVLLDDLAFEVRWAVAGESIVIQLVARLEDGEYMSFGVSPDTARSVMVGADAAVVWIDKATGKGYAQDYYLDAKSQCSGGRGSCPDTRITENSNSIRLLNAAMVNGYSIVTYQRPLRATDHLDLPIVTNASQAIIWAIGPLNQRYEVSYHSQFLKSTKQFDFGRQPYWNCPTPESDQQKQPENPQKLQSLEPNRRVDAMAQRPNKLPVVERQPATARPPAKAGAWEIPPIQCDEPEDGVFYAQMGPTGGKQGYPAITGHVGWGISWYINGLLIPEINVVRGKTYTFVVEGGHDPEFPAKYHPFYITDDPVGGYDHQEEDVRRNTRIFAGVHMGRNGQLIPTGVGRSCYWTPNPDGPPADAYPSFGAYQRSLTLKCDPGEPGIITWTPDADTPDTVFYQCFTHRYLGWRINVHDSCSLAAPSEIDEVYADPDESFSAEASIRHESKLLPADSYHPHHDNYLQKDENEHLKNHKMNPEHPEGSFNLDLENDPEMAKIIEEGIRAAEDLEERLKSNQTYSNATIGYNHTHPDSAGQTKPILSSSGLPVYLRPPNNGPMFRPVKLPMRRPIAVERRPANARPTRPFVIPQPSMIVNHYQKNVSPLMRPFMPKSKMPIKAIAPILLLGEPTEIKPFRKPAPQSMIQPVEMMMVKPAKQITYMVPDVSPHLAINLKKDQQTPINLPLRQTRRPMHKEPINIKPMFKSPYEVTENKTPIDPPVNHGFEPSSVVVESGFKPIYRRNDMNAEYDDEIRHHGVEMIQRRQDDDIDEAIESDALMIGSGEPQRQSFEPMFIPSPLESMAMERKSGNEVDNYPEERLTGDLKEMNVENGEDKMAMADERVDAYYLPPATQKVMKVYPEGSVVSYDGKAVLDVSLLNSPSSVRQEAVKSASKTEQLVRETPQFGPFRGDVPPIFDYKAPDSSPIYGSRGSSAVQPPVSEYANPLVPGGITQQESKDIGGKPISTKLSIVKSSEEGREQSRKRREAHHHPDHQGDNHDDGWDKYHNQKSGAVSPLSTITILLTPLLVLIRRFL